In Gammaproteobacteria bacterium, one DNA window encodes the following:
- a CDS encoding haloacid dehalogenase type II produces the protein MHAIKLSSFEVLTFDCYGTLIDWESGILRAVERVLGAHGHDLPPAEILEHFARFESTIQAGPYRTYRDVLSRVVDEFGRELGFVPGPGERASLPESIARWAPFNDTVAALRILASRYRLAVISNVDDDLFAFSARRLRVEFHEVVTAQQVGSYKPDARNFQLALERLGLPVDAILHVAQSLFHDIAPARRLGLATVHVNRVSLHGGSGATMPVSARPDLEVPDLGTLAEMVLAEE, from the coding sequence GTGCACGCGATCAAGCTCTCCTCCTTCGAGGTTCTCACCTTCGACTGCTACGGCACGCTCATCGACTGGGAGAGCGGGATTCTGCGTGCCGTCGAGCGCGTGCTGGGCGCGCATGGCCACGACCTTCCTCCCGCGGAGATCCTGGAGCACTTCGCGCGCTTCGAGTCGACCATCCAGGCCGGTCCCTACCGCACCTACCGGGATGTCCTCTCCAGGGTGGTGGACGAGTTCGGGCGCGAGCTGGGGTTCGTGCCCGGCCCCGGGGAGCGGGCCTCGCTACCGGAGTCGATCGCCCGCTGGGCTCCCTTCAACGACACGGTGGCCGCCCTGCGCATCCTCGCGTCGCGCTATCGGCTGGCGGTGATCTCCAACGTGGATGACGACCTGTTCGCCTTCTCGGCGCGCCGCCTGCGGGTCGAGTTCCACGAAGTCGTAACGGCCCAGCAGGTCGGCAGCTACAAGCCCGATGCGCGCAACTTCCAACTGGCGCTCGAGCGCCTCGGCCTGCCCGTCGACGCCATTCTGCACGTCGCCCAGAGCCTCTTCCACGACATCGCCCCGGCCAGGCGTCTCGGGTTGGCCACGGTGCATGTGAACAGGGTCTCCCTCCATGGCGGATCGGGGGCTACGATGCCCGTGAGCGCCCGGCCCGATCTGGAAGTGCCTGATCTGGGGACGCTGGCGGAGATGGTGCTGGCAGAGGAGTAG
- a CDS encoding aminotransferase class V-fold PLP-dependent enzyme yields the protein MSERPLLMIPGPIEVSPEVLRAFSRPPPGHGQPFVVKAFGESLSRMREVWRAGEGAQPFMVAGSGTLAMDMAAVNLLDPGDEALLVDTGYFADRMRLVLEHRGVKVHTVVGPPGERPEPEEVAAALDACAAKALFATHVDTSTGVLVDPAGLAAVARSRGVLSVFDGVCATAAEAFEMSEWGADVYFTASQKAMGLPPGLALFVAGPRAMEASRTRRTPCPLYLDWNVWLPIMETHEAGRMSYFATPATNLVVAADVALDEILSDRLDGLEGVDARIERHARVGRAMRAAWAHMELGVVPASDAHCANTLSAVRYPAGVDASLVGRIVERGVIVAAGLHPAMADRYFRVGHMGYVTTRPDLLRRTIRAVGDALGASGCTVDTAGAVDAAMEELGSRAVAV from the coding sequence ATGAGCGAACGTCCCCTGCTGATGATCCCCGGACCCATCGAGGTCTCCCCGGAGGTGCTGCGCGCCTTTTCGAGGCCGCCTCCCGGCCACGGCCAACCCTTTGTGGTGAAGGCGTTCGGCGAGTCGCTGAGCCGAATGCGCGAAGTGTGGCGGGCCGGGGAGGGCGCGCAGCCGTTCATGGTCGCGGGAAGCGGGACGCTGGCGATGGACATGGCGGCGGTGAACCTGCTCGACCCGGGCGACGAAGCCCTGCTCGTGGACACCGGCTACTTCGCCGACCGCATGCGGCTGGTACTGGAGCATCGCGGGGTCAAGGTCCATACGGTGGTCGGCCCGCCGGGCGAGCGGCCGGAGCCGGAGGAGGTGGCGGCCGCCCTGGACGCCTGCGCGGCGAAGGCGCTGTTCGCCACCCACGTCGATACCTCGACCGGCGTGCTCGTCGATCCGGCCGGTCTGGCGGCGGTCGCGCGCTCGCGCGGGGTGCTGTCCGTCTTCGACGGGGTGTGCGCCACCGCGGCGGAGGCCTTCGAGATGTCCGAATGGGGCGCCGACGTGTATTTCACCGCCTCGCAGAAGGCGATGGGGCTTCCGCCCGGGCTGGCGCTTTTCGTCGCCGGCCCGCGCGCGATGGAGGCGAGCCGGACGCGCCGCACACCCTGCCCCCTGTACCTCGACTGGAACGTCTGGCTGCCCATCATGGAGACCCACGAGGCGGGCCGGATGAGCTACTTCGCCACCCCCGCGACCAACCTCGTCGTCGCGGCCGACGTCGCGCTCGACGAGATCCTGTCCGACCGGCTGGACGGGCTTGAGGGCGTAGACGCGCGCATCGAGCGCCATGCGCGCGTGGGCCGGGCCATGCGGGCGGCATGGGCGCACATGGAACTCGGTGTTGTCCCCGCCAGCGACGCCCACTGCGCGAATACCCTGAGTGCGGTCCGGTACCCGGCGGGCGTGGACGCCTCCCTGGTGGGCCGCATCGTCGAGCGGGGCGTGATCGTCGCGGCGGGACTGCATCCCGCCATGGCCGACCGGTACTTCCGCGTGGGGCACATGGGCTACGTGACCACCCGGCCGGACCTGCTGCGGCGCACCATCCGCGCCGTGGGCGACGCCCTGGGAGCGAGCGGGTGCACGGTCGACACGGCGGGTGCGGTCGATGCAGCCATGGAGGAGCTCGGGTCCCGCGCGGTCGCCGTGTAA
- a CDS encoding sodium:solute symporter: MHPINWLIVVAYVTYVLVDGVRRARGTTEVEGYFLANRSLPWWAVGLSVMATQLSAVTMIGTTGQGATDGLRFVQFYFGLPLAMVLLGVTLVPFLRGAGVFTAYEYLERRFGPRTRALTAFLFLLSRGMSCGVIIAAPAVVFSAVFGWPLLWCVALIGVPTVAYTMLGGIQAVTWADVKQMVLIVVALLAVVVVLVVRMPVSPGEALHIAGATGRLRVFDFSFTVTETYTFWSGLIGGTFLMLSYFGTDQSQVQRYLAAKSVGAARTSLLMSAYWKIPLQALVLLVGVMVFVYYQFQPPPLLFNPAHENAVVEMRGTEYAALQGRYGEALVLREDAARRAAGLAAAAGADATGQTALDEFRGREATVQEIRGEALAMAEEVTGEASRDVNYIIPRFVLGELPIGLAGLFIAAIIAAAMSSISSELNSLSTTSIIDFYRRWFRPEASDAHYLAVSKAATAFWGVFACFVALYAVSLGSLIEVVNRFGSFFYGSILGVFLLAMVPRARAAGAFVGLLVGMGAVAAVTFGAPDVSFLWHNVIGALTVVGVGVVLSLRGAARA, from the coding sequence ATGCATCCCATCAACTGGCTGATCGTTGTCGCGTACGTCACCTACGTACTGGTCGACGGCGTCCGGCGGGCGCGCGGCACCACGGAGGTCGAGGGCTACTTCCTGGCGAACCGCTCGCTGCCCTGGTGGGCGGTCGGGCTATCGGTCATGGCGACGCAGTTGTCGGCGGTGACCATGATCGGCACCACGGGACAGGGCGCCACCGACGGGCTGCGCTTCGTGCAGTTCTACTTCGGGCTGCCGCTCGCGATGGTTCTTCTGGGCGTCACGCTGGTGCCGTTCCTGCGCGGAGCCGGGGTCTTCACCGCGTACGAATACCTGGAGCGCCGTTTCGGGCCGCGTACGCGCGCGCTTACCGCCTTCCTCTTCCTGCTGTCGCGCGGGATGTCGTGCGGGGTGATCATCGCGGCGCCGGCGGTCGTCTTCTCGGCGGTGTTCGGATGGCCGCTCCTCTGGTGCGTCGCGCTGATCGGCGTTCCGACGGTCGCGTACACGATGCTGGGTGGCATTCAGGCGGTCACCTGGGCCGATGTCAAGCAGATGGTCCTGATCGTGGTCGCGCTGCTGGCCGTGGTGGTGGTGCTGGTCGTGCGGATGCCGGTCTCGCCGGGCGAGGCGCTGCACATCGCGGGCGCGACGGGCCGCCTGAGGGTGTTCGACTTCTCGTTCACCGTCACCGAGACGTACACCTTCTGGTCGGGGCTGATCGGCGGCACCTTCCTGATGCTGTCCTACTTCGGCACGGACCAGTCCCAGGTGCAGCGCTACCTGGCCGCGAAATCGGTCGGCGCCGCGCGCACCTCGCTCCTGATGAGCGCGTACTGGAAGATCCCGCTGCAGGCGCTCGTGCTCCTGGTGGGGGTGATGGTGTTCGTCTACTACCAGTTCCAGCCGCCGCCGCTGCTGTTCAACCCGGCCCACGAGAACGCGGTGGTGGAGATGCGGGGGACGGAGTACGCCGCGCTCCAGGGCCGCTACGGTGAAGCGCTGGTGCTGAGGGAAGACGCGGCACGCCGCGCGGCGGGGCTGGCCGCTGCCGCAGGCGCGGATGCCACCGGCCAGACCGCCCTCGACGAATTCCGCGGCCGCGAAGCGACCGTCCAGGAGATCCGCGGCGAGGCGCTCGCCATGGCCGAGGAGGTCACCGGCGAGGCATCCCGCGACGTCAACTACATCATCCCCCGCTTCGTCCTCGGCGAGCTGCCGATCGGCTTGGCGGGCCTCTTCATCGCGGCGATCATTGCGGCCGCCATGTCGAGCATCTCGTCGGAGCTGAACTCCCTTTCCACCACCAGCATCATCGACTTCTACCGGCGCTGGTTCCGCCCGGAGGCGAGCGACGCCCACTACCTGGCGGTCTCGAAGGCCGCGACCGCGTTCTGGGGGGTGTTCGCCTGCTTCGTCGCCCTCTACGCGGTCAGCCTGGGCTCGCTGATCGAGGTGGTGAACCGGTTCGGCTCATTCTTCTACGGCTCGATCCTGGGCGTCTTCCTGCTGGCGATGGTGCCCCGGGCCAGGGCGGCCGGCGCGTTCGTCGGTCTGCTCGTGGGGATGGGGGCAGTCGCCGCCGTGACCTTCGGCGCACCGGACGTCTCGTTCCTGTGGCACAACGTGATCGGCGCGCTGACCGTGGTGGGGGTCGGGGTGGTGCTGTCGCTGCGTGGGGCGGCCCGGGCTTAG
- a CDS encoding type II toxin-antitoxin system prevent-host-death family antitoxin, whose product MSSTINVKTLRNEMGRIIERVRKGEDFTVLYRSRPAFRIVPLSGVFTHGVAEDDSLYRAEAVGRSDDGLTAEEHDRSLYGPPRA is encoded by the coding sequence ATGTCGAGCACGATCAACGTCAAGACGCTCCGCAACGAGATGGGGCGGATCATCGAGCGCGTCCGCAAGGGCGAGGATTTCACCGTGCTTTATCGCAGCCGCCCCGCGTTCCGGATCGTGCCGCTGAGCGGCGTCTTCACCCACGGCGTCGCCGAGGACGATTCGCTCTACCGGGCCGAGGCGGTTGGCAGATCGGACGATGGCTTGACGGCGGAAGAACACGATCGCTCGCTCTACGGGCCACCGCGTGCCTGA
- a CDS encoding PIN domain-containing protein: MPDRTLFVDTAGWMAMADAADPMHEASRGSRDAWLRSGGNLLSTDYVIDETLTLIRMRLGLGAAARWWEQIDASSRLRWEWITPARAGKARRWFFDWNDKAFSFTDCTSFVVMRELRVRTVLTTDRHFSQAGFDPLPGRYPPGRGGTRSPRMP, from the coding sequence GTGCCTGACCGCACGCTCTTCGTCGACACCGCGGGCTGGATGGCCATGGCGGACGCGGCGGATCCCATGCACGAGGCCAGCCGGGGATCGCGTGACGCGTGGTTGCGGAGCGGAGGGAACCTCCTCTCCACCGACTATGTGATCGACGAGACCCTGACCCTGATTCGGATGCGGCTGGGGCTCGGCGCCGCGGCCCGCTGGTGGGAACAGATCGATGCCAGTTCCCGGCTTCGGTGGGAGTGGATCACGCCTGCGCGCGCCGGGAAGGCCAGGCGCTGGTTCTTCGACTGGAATGACAAGGCGTTCTCATTCACGGACTGCACCAGCTTTGTCGTCATGCGGGAGTTGCGCGTCCGGACGGTCCTGACGACGGACCGCCACTTCTCGCAGGCCGGGTTCGATCCGCTTCCGGGACGATATCCGCCCGGCCGGGGCGGGACGCGCAGTCCGCGGATGCCCTGA
- a CDS encoding cytochrome c encodes MVALVLAGAAVSATALPVGCSDGPEIDGALVYAQRCAFCHDVEGQVGAEITAATLASRGDEETLTRYLRLAMPYEAPGTMTDEEYRATARYLLETRGLADGSGVNGATREGITTGDGR; translated from the coding sequence ATGGTGGCACTCGTCCTGGCCGGGGCCGCGGTTTCCGCCACCGCGCTGCCGGTCGGCTGTAGCGATGGCCCCGAGATCGACGGCGCCCTGGTATACGCCCAACGCTGCGCCTTCTGTCACGATGTGGAGGGCCAGGTCGGGGCCGAAATCACCGCGGCGACCCTGGCGTCCCGCGGCGACGAGGAGACGCTGACCCGCTATCTGCGCCTGGCGATGCCCTACGAGGCTCCGGGCACCATGACGGATGAGGAATACCGTGCGACGGCGCGCTATCTGCTGGAGACGCGCGGGCTGGCGGACGGGTCGGGCGTGAACGGCGCAACCCGCGAGGGAATCACCACGGGAGACGGTCGATGA
- a CDS encoding sulfite oxidase: MSGGQGFGEAGFGAKPAKAPGRARALEWPALAGAELSRRQFAALLAAGGASAFLPGCRSDTGAVDPELDTAWFKDPDPFIRHALNLESRLELLDGLITPNDLFFVRNHAPTPAIAAGDYRLRVTGDGIERSIELGLDDLRALPSQSVIAYLECAGNWRGFYARVLGQAAEGTQWGTGAVGCAAWSGLSLASVLGAAGLRPEAVAVNLVGLDDGGFSRPMPVDKAMDPDTLLALSMNGESLPPDHGFPVRGVVPGWAGSNSIKWVGEIQVSTEPIWVGANTSSYVLIGPDWPAEQYAPADGAPVTALPVKSALALPWPGTVPAGRTRLRGFAYSNDGPVESVEWSADDGATWAPARLMGPRLRYAWTRFEFEWQASPGSYTLRTRATDAAGNTQPMESVWNQKGYLLNLALPHPVEVA; this comes from the coding sequence GTGAGCGGGGGGCAGGGGTTCGGGGAGGCCGGGTTTGGAGCGAAGCCGGCGAAAGCCCCGGGAAGGGCGCGCGCGCTGGAGTGGCCGGCTCTGGCTGGCGCGGAGCTCTCCCGCCGGCAGTTCGCGGCGCTGCTGGCCGCGGGCGGAGCATCCGCCTTCCTCCCCGGCTGCCGCTCCGATACCGGCGCCGTCGATCCCGAACTGGACACGGCGTGGTTCAAGGATCCCGATCCCTTCATCCGCCACGCCCTCAACCTGGAGAGCCGGCTCGAGCTCTTGGACGGGCTCATCACCCCCAACGACCTCTTCTTCGTACGCAACCATGCCCCGACCCCGGCAATCGCGGCGGGCGACTACCGGCTGCGCGTCACCGGCGACGGCATCGAACGGAGCATCGAGCTCGGCCTGGACGACCTGCGCGCGTTGCCGAGCCAGTCGGTGATCGCGTACCTGGAGTGCGCCGGCAACTGGCGAGGCTTCTACGCCCGCGTGCTGGGACAGGCGGCCGAGGGCACGCAGTGGGGCACGGGGGCGGTCGGATGCGCTGCGTGGTCGGGACTGTCGCTGGCGTCGGTGCTCGGGGCGGCCGGACTGCGGCCGGAGGCGGTGGCGGTTAACCTCGTGGGCCTCGACGACGGGGGTTTCAGCCGGCCCATGCCGGTGGACAAGGCGATGGACCCGGACACCCTGCTCGCCCTGTCGATGAACGGCGAATCGCTGCCTCCCGACCACGGGTTCCCCGTGCGCGGCGTGGTTCCCGGCTGGGCAGGAAGCAACAGCATCAAGTGGGTCGGGGAGATCCAGGTCTCCACCGAGCCGATCTGGGTGGGCGCGAACACCAGTTCGTACGTCCTGATCGGCCCGGACTGGCCGGCCGAGCAGTACGCGCCCGCCGACGGCGCCCCTGTGACGGCGCTCCCGGTGAAGAGCGCGCTGGCCCTTCCCTGGCCGGGGACGGTCCCGGCGGGGAGAACCCGGCTGCGCGGCTTTGCCTACTCGAACGACGGTCCCGTCGAGTCCGTGGAATGGAGCGCGGACGACGGCGCCACCTGGGCGCCCGCGCGCCTGATGGGACCGCGCCTGCGCTACGCCTGGACGCGCTTCGAGTTCGAGTGGCAGGCCTCGCCCGGCTCCTACACGCTGCGCACCCGCGCCACCGATGCGGCGGGCAACACCCAGCCCATGGAGAGCGTGTGGAACCAGAAGGGCTACCTGCTCAACCTGGCACTTCCGCACCCGGTGGAGGTGGCCTGA
- a CDS encoding Nramp family divalent metal transporter has protein sequence MAQNPGGTPADSSEFDQLELPDRSVRGLLRHFGPGIILMMTGIGTSHLVTAPTAGGRFAYALLWCLPVAYIFKYYGFEMAFRFTNATGKSLIEAYATARGKWPLWYVLVTTLIQCAIGQAGRLIAAAAVVYYVASEVMGWPVTLTGAAVGLGVVSVGILLMGRYKAVENSAKILAAIMVVSTLAVYFYQPAPFSEMGTFFLVEIPDGSWLVIAAFLGLLPTGMDVSLQASEWGKAKKAGMSKIRDRMEELGIARSFNPFSPRLRDLTVHTDRLPAHAQEYCRRWFQIGLWDFRLGHVVSFVMAAVFMLLAAVWLYPSAVEGQAVMGEIAGIFTNSVGPGMMGLFMFGAFAATFSTAFNYFDGWPRIVGACARNLFRGTAQTAGIDRKQKGWYSEYNLYRATMIYSLIGSVAVIAGMPRPVFLVLVASALAFFIAPVIFFLNFYYCLVVIPKEDRAFYPSTFARWFGWFSLIVFTAMSVLLIFARVFEIPLFGA, from the coding sequence ATGGCCCAGAACCCCGGCGGCACCCCGGCGGACTCCTCCGAATTCGACCAGCTCGAGCTTCCGGACCGCTCGGTTCGCGGACTTCTCCGGCATTTCGGACCGGGGATCATCCTGATGATGACCGGGATCGGCACGAGTCACCTGGTTACCGCGCCCACCGCGGGAGGCCGGTTTGCCTACGCGCTGCTCTGGTGCCTGCCCGTGGCCTACATCTTCAAGTACTACGGCTTCGAGATGGCCTTCCGCTTCACCAACGCCACCGGCAAGAGCCTGATCGAGGCGTACGCCACGGCGCGCGGAAAGTGGCCGCTCTGGTACGTGCTGGTGACGACGCTGATCCAGTGCGCGATCGGACAGGCGGGGCGCCTCATCGCGGCGGCCGCGGTCGTCTACTACGTGGCGTCGGAAGTGATGGGCTGGCCCGTCACCCTCACCGGGGCCGCGGTGGGGCTGGGGGTGGTGTCGGTGGGCATTCTGCTCATGGGGCGCTACAAGGCCGTGGAGAACTCGGCCAAGATCCTGGCGGCCATCATGGTGGTGTCCACCCTGGCGGTGTACTTCTACCAGCCCGCGCCCTTCTCCGAGATGGGCACCTTCTTCCTGGTCGAGATCCCCGACGGCTCCTGGCTGGTCATCGCTGCCTTCCTGGGCCTCCTGCCCACCGGCATGGACGTCTCGCTGCAGGCCTCGGAGTGGGGGAAGGCCAAGAAGGCGGGAATGAGCAAGATCCGCGACCGCATGGAGGAGCTGGGCATCGCGCGCTCGTTCAACCCCTTCTCGCCGCGCCTGCGCGACCTGACCGTTCACACCGACCGCCTCCCCGCGCACGCACAGGAGTACTGCCGGCGCTGGTTCCAGATCGGCCTCTGGGACTTCCGCCTCGGGCACGTGGTGTCGTTCGTGATGGCCGCCGTGTTCATGCTGCTTGCGGCAGTGTGGCTCTACCCAAGCGCGGTGGAGGGCCAGGCAGTGATGGGCGAGATCGCGGGCATCTTCACCAACTCGGTGGGCCCGGGCATGATGGGCCTGTTCATGTTCGGCGCCTTCGCGGCCACCTTCTCGACCGCATTCAACTACTTCGACGGCTGGCCGCGCATCGTCGGGGCCTGCGCCCGCAACCTCTTCCGCGGCACCGCGCAAACGGCGGGCATCGACAGGAAGCAGAAGGGCTGGTACTCGGAGTACAACCTCTACCGCGCCACCATGATCTACTCGCTGATCGGCTCGGTGGCCGTGATCGCGGGGATGCCCCGGCCGGTGTTCCTGGTGCTGGTGGCGTCGGCGCTGGCGTTCTTCATCGCCCCGGTGATCTTCTTCCTCAACTTCTACTACTGCCTGGTGGTGATCCCGAAGGAGGACCGCGCCTTCTACCCCTCGACCTTCGCCCGCTGGTTCGGCTGGTTCAGCCTGATCGTGTTCACCGCGATGAGCGTGCTGCTGATCTTCGCGCGAGTGTTCGAGATCCCACTGTTCGGGGCGTGA
- the frc gene encoding formyl-CoA transferase, with translation MSKALNGIRILDMTHVQAGPTSSQLLGFMGADVIKLESPFGDATRKQLRDVPGADSLYFTMLNCNKRSITVNLKNERGKEVFTRLVQECDVLMENFGPGVLDRLGFGWERVHEINPRMVMASIKGFGTEGPYAAFKAYENIAQAMGGSMSTTGMFDGSPVVTGAQIGDSGTGVHLALGILAALLHREQTGKGQYVECAMMDCVMNLVRVKWRDHQRITRGPLAEYSIQEFDDFTPRAGNDSGGGQLGNCIHCKPGGINDYLYIVVQEHVWEALATRVGGEELVNDPRFSDITVRRKNQGAMWDILNDFASRYTKRELMAILNELNVPCGPVMSTADLADDDHVRGREMYVELDHPERGPYWNLGCPIKLSDSPAEITRSPLLGEHTDEILGDVLGYGGDEIAEMKEAGAFTFKR, from the coding sequence ATGAGCAAAGCACTCAACGGCATCCGCATCCTGGACATGACCCACGTCCAGGCCGGCCCCACCTCCAGCCAGCTCCTGGGCTTCATGGGCGCGGACGTGATCAAGCTGGAGTCGCCCTTCGGGGACGCCACCCGCAAGCAGCTGCGCGATGTGCCGGGGGCCGACAGCCTCTACTTCACCATGCTCAACTGCAACAAGCGCTCGATCACGGTGAACCTGAAGAACGAGCGCGGGAAGGAGGTCTTCACCCGGCTGGTGCAGGAGTGCGACGTGCTCATGGAGAACTTCGGGCCGGGCGTCCTCGACAGGCTCGGCTTCGGATGGGAGCGCGTGCACGAGATCAACCCGCGCATGGTAATGGCCTCCATCAAGGGCTTCGGCACCGAGGGTCCCTACGCTGCCTTCAAGGCCTACGAGAACATCGCCCAGGCGATGGGCGGCTCGATGAGCACGACCGGGATGTTCGACGGATCGCCCGTCGTGACCGGCGCGCAGATCGGTGACTCGGGCACCGGGGTGCATTTGGCGCTGGGCATCCTTGCGGCGCTGCTCCATCGTGAGCAGACCGGGAAGGGGCAGTACGTCGAGTGCGCCATGATGGACTGCGTGATGAACCTGGTGCGGGTGAAGTGGCGCGATCATCAGCGCATCACCCGCGGTCCGCTGGCGGAGTACTCGATTCAGGAGTTCGACGACTTCACCCCGCGCGCCGGCAACGACTCGGGAGGCGGGCAGTTGGGCAACTGCATCCACTGCAAGCCGGGCGGCATCAACGACTACCTCTACATCGTCGTGCAGGAGCACGTGTGGGAGGCGCTGGCGACGCGCGTCGGAGGCGAGGAGCTGGTCAACGATCCGCGCTTCTCGGACATCACCGTGCGGCGCAAGAACCAGGGCGCGATGTGGGACATCCTGAACGATTTCGCGAGCCGGTATACGAAGCGCGAGCTGATGGCCATCCTGAACGAGCTGAACGTGCCCTGCGGTCCCGTGATGAGCACCGCGGACCTGGCGGACGACGACCACGTGCGCGGCCGCGAGATGTATGTCGAACTCGACCATCCCGAGCGCGGGCCGTACTGGAACCTCGGCTGTCCCATCAAGCTCTCGGACTCGCCCGCGGAGATCACGCGTTCGCCGCTGCTGGGCGAGCACACCGACGAGATTCTCGGGGACGTGCTCGGGTACGGCGGGGACGAGATCGCCGAAATGAAGGAAGCCGGGGCCTTCACCTTCAAGCGCTGA
- a CDS encoding OsmC family protein, with translation MTGTLGGALEARGIPAGHDRLTSEVVGGIDKEDGVLVIRTVHVRYHLRMEAGKEDRARRAHEIHHPYCPVYRTLVGCIEFSTELEIEIVS, from the coding sequence CTGACGGGAACCCTTGGCGGCGCGCTGGAGGCGCGCGGGATACCGGCTGGGCATGATCGCCTGACCTCCGAGGTCGTGGGAGGCATTGACAAGGAGGACGGCGTGCTCGTGATTCGCACCGTCCATGTGCGGTACCACCTGCGCATGGAGGCGGGGAAGGAGGACCGCGCGCGGCGGGCCCACGAGATCCATCACCCCTACTGCCCGGTCTACCGCACCCTGGTCGGGTGCATCGAGTTCTCCACCGAACTCGAAATCGAGATCGTGTCGTGA
- a CDS encoding peptide MFS transporter, protein MNNPTTQSASNADILERHGAWFGHPAGLSTLFFTEMWERFSYYGMRALLILYMTTATTHVVLRGDGSEVANPGMALDAGTAAAIYGLYTSLVYIMALPGGWVADNLWGQRKAVWVGGWIIALGHFTMAVPSTFAFFLGLVFVVLGTGLLKPNVSTIVGELYPEGGARRDAGFSIFYMGINVGALLGPLITSFLAEGYNWHWGFGAAGVGMVFGLIQYRNRARLLGDAGLLKTEDRPAQLATKSRRFFGTFFAVVVGVVAFGYLVSNGVIPATLSQIATVLGYGVLIIIAAYFVYLWTMGGHTREENRRLGVIFWLFLLIAVFWSGFEQAGSSLNLFGRDYTDRNILGWLMPAGFLQSVNSFFIILLAPVFGSLWVWLERRNRNPSIPMKAGLGLVGLAMGFFVLAWGAANATTDNLVSPSWLVVTYFFHTVGELCISPIGLSAITKLSPVKRVGQMMGVWFVGAALGNLFAGLVAGQLVDLAPGALFQNVAMTIGIVGIVGLLAAPWVKRLTGGKS, encoded by the coding sequence TTGAATAATCCCACGACCCAATCCGCCTCGAACGCCGACATCCTGGAGCGCCACGGAGCCTGGTTCGGGCATCCCGCCGGGCTCTCCACCCTGTTCTTCACCGAGATGTGGGAGCGCTTTTCCTACTATGGAATGCGCGCCCTGCTCATCCTGTACATGACCACTGCGACCACGCACGTGGTCCTGCGGGGCGACGGGTCCGAGGTCGCCAACCCCGGCATGGCACTCGATGCAGGAACCGCCGCCGCCATCTACGGCCTGTACACGAGCCTCGTCTACATCATGGCGCTCCCCGGCGGCTGGGTGGCCGACAACCTGTGGGGCCAGCGCAAGGCGGTCTGGGTCGGGGGCTGGATCATCGCCCTGGGCCATTTCACGATGGCGGTGCCGAGCACGTTCGCCTTCTTTCTGGGTCTCGTCTTCGTCGTTCTGGGCACGGGGCTGCTCAAGCCCAACGTCAGCACCATCGTGGGCGAGCTCTATCCCGAGGGGGGCGCGAGGCGCGACGCCGGCTTCTCCATCTTCTACATGGGGATCAACGTCGGGGCGCTGCTGGGACCGCTCATCACGAGCTTCCTGGCCGAAGGCTACAACTGGCACTGGGGCTTCGGTGCGGCCGGCGTGGGCATGGTGTTCGGCCTCATCCAGTACCGCAACCGGGCCCGCCTGCTGGGCGACGCGGGGCTCCTGAAGACGGAGGATCGCCCGGCGCAACTGGCGACGAAGTCGCGCAGGTTCTTCGGCACCTTCTTCGCCGTGGTCGTGGGCGTCGTGGCGTTCGGCTACCTGGTGTCGAACGGGGTGATTCCGGCCACGCTGTCGCAGATCGCGACGGTGCTGGGCTATGGCGTGCTGATCATCATCGCGGCCTACTTCGTCTACCTGTGGACGATGGGAGGCCACACCCGGGAGGAAAACCGCCGCCTGGGGGTGATCTTCTGGCTCTTCCTGCTGATCGCCGTGTTCTGGTCCGGCTTCGAGCAGGCCGGCTCCTCCCTCAACCTCTTCGGCCGCGACTATACCGACCGCAACATCCTCGGGTGGCTCATGCCCGCCGGCTTTTTGCAGTCGGTGAACTCCTTCTTCATCATCCTGCTGGCGCCGGTCTTCGGATCGCTCTGGGTCTGGCTGGAGCGGCGCAACCGCAACCCGTCGATTCCCATGAAGGCTGGGCTGGGGCTGGTGGGGCTGGCGATGGGGTTCTTCGTGCTGGCCTGGGGCGCTGCGAACGCCACAACCGACAACCTTGTGAGTCCCTCCTGGCTCGTGGTGACCTACTTCTTCCACACCGTGGGTGAATTGTGCATCTCGCCCATCGGCCTGTCGGCGATCACCAAGCTGTCGCCCGTGAAGCGGGTGGGTCAGATGATGGGCGTGTGGTTCGTGGGCGCGGCGCTGGGGAACCTGTTCGCCGGGCTGGTTGCCGGGCAACTGGTGGACCTCGCCCCGGGAGCGCTCTTCCAGAACGTCGCGATGACCATCGGCATCGTGGGCATCGTGGGCCTGCTGGCGGCGCCCTGGGTCAAGCGGTTGACGGGGGGGAAGAGCTAG